A window from Spartinivicinus poritis encodes these proteins:
- the cheY gene encoding chemotaxis response regulator CheY, with product MKILIVDDFSTMRRIIKNLLRDLGFTNTSEADDGQTALPMLQSGGFDFLVTDWNMPGMTGIDLLKAVRADPKLNTLPVLMVTAEAKRDQIIEAAQAGVNGYVVKPFTAAVLKEKIEKIFERVEAGG from the coding sequence ATGAAAATTCTGATCGTAGATGATTTCTCTACGATGAGACGGATTATAAAAAATTTGTTACGTGACTTAGGTTTCACGAATACGTCAGAAGCAGATGACGGGCAAACTGCACTACCTATGTTGCAAAGTGGTGGCTTTGATTTTCTGGTGACCGACTGGAATATGCCGGGTATGACAGGCATTGACTTACTCAAAGCTGTAAGGGCGGACCCAAAACTAAATACACTTCCTGTTTTAATGGTAACTGCTGAAGCCAAGCGCGATCAAATTATTGAAGCTGCTCAGGCAGGTGTGAATGGCTATGTAGTAAAACCTTTTACTGCTGCGGTGTTGAAGGAGAAAATCGAAAAGATTTTTGAGCGTGTTGAAGCAGGTGGTTAA
- a CDS encoding protein phosphatase CheZ, whose product MSLLDKLKDHAPTEFETSLKEQAQKMVEHLEKGNLKDAIEVIQEINEVRDKSLYKEVGRLTRALHESIRNFHVEAGLASDDKEAMSDMVDASDRLEYVTKMTESAANTTMDLVDNSMPIIDELKSDAHSLRDEWTKIRKRQMNPDEFRKLYKQMDEFLDRSEKQVNQVHSNLTEILVAQNYQDLTGQVIKRVVELVQQVEDSLVDLVRMAGQVDKITGIEHEITATEEDSIAAEGPQIKAEERVDVVSGQDDVDDLLSSLGF is encoded by the coding sequence ATGTCGCTGCTTGATAAATTAAAAGACCATGCGCCCACTGAATTTGAAACGAGCCTGAAAGAACAGGCTCAAAAAATGGTGGAGCATCTGGAAAAAGGCAATTTAAAAGATGCCATAGAAGTTATTCAGGAAATTAACGAAGTCAGGGATAAAAGCTTATACAAAGAGGTGGGCAGACTTACCCGGGCACTACATGAATCGATTCGAAATTTTCATGTAGAGGCTGGGCTGGCGAGTGATGATAAAGAAGCCATGTCTGACATGGTGGATGCATCTGATCGTTTAGAATACGTAACAAAAATGACAGAAAGTGCAGCGAATACAACCATGGACTTGGTTGATAACAGCATGCCCATTATTGATGAGCTCAAGTCAGATGCCCATAGCTTAAGGGATGAATGGACTAAGATTCGCAAGCGGCAAATGAATCCGGATGAATTTAGAAAACTCTATAAACAGATGGATGAGTTTTTAGATCGTAGTGAAAAACAAGTTAATCAAGTCCATAGCAATTTAACTGAAATTTTAGTTGCACAAAATTATCAGGATTTAACTGGTCAGGTTATTAAAAGAGTTGTTGAACTTGTTCAGCAGGTAGAAGACAGTTTAGTTGATCTGGTCAGAATGGCGGGTCAGGTAGATAAAATTACTGGCATTGAGCATGAAATAACAGCAACAGAAGAAGATTCCATTGCTGCTGAAGGTCCACAAATTAAAGCAGAGGAGCGAGTCGATGTAGTGTCAGGCCAAGATGATGTTGATGATTTGCTTTCTAGTTTGGGGTTTTAG
- a CDS encoding chemotaxis protein CheA produces the protein MSFEADEDILQDFLVEAGEILELLSEQLVDLENSPDDMDLLNAIFRGFHTVKGGAGFLQLNSLVDCCHVAENVFDILRNGQRSVTTELMDVVLQALDSINEMFSQVRDRVEPSPADPELLKALSVLAQPEGAAPAEAPPAAEAAPPEPPPAAPEPAPTPQQPTANAGAEAGEDITDAEFEKLLDAVADESSEAKEPDKAAAAAAAGSDDITEDEFEALLDQLHGSGPVGTSAPAPAAPEKPAEPAPTSAAAPPSGDEITEDEFEALLDELHGGSAPSGQGTTPAEPAGAQPAATTPAPPEAPAAAAAKTGSDLITEAEFESLLDELQGKTPAAAAPAKPAPASPPPANPAATAAPVKREPPAAAPPASPPKPPAAAEPRQPAGGGGKPAPAKEAPAAEATVRVDTARLDDIMNMVGELVLVRNRLVRLGNKSGDEVLSKAVANLDVVTGDLQLSVMKTRMQPIKKVFGRFPRVVRDLARSLKKEINLELEGEETDLDKNLVEALADPLVHLVRNAVDHGIESPEDREKAGKSRKGTVVLSAQQEGDHILLSIADDGAGMDPDKLRGIAVSRGLYEQDAADRLSDNECYNLIFAPGFSTKTEITDISGRGVGMDVVKNKISQLNGTINIDSVKGEGSKLIIKVPLTLAIMPTLMVMLENQAFALPLVSVNEIFHLDLSKTNVVDGQEVVIVREKALPLFHLKRWLINGRRFDDSDVTKTEAHVVVVSVGTQRVGFVVDQLIGQEEVVIKPLGQTLQGTPGMAGATITGDGRIALILDVPSLLKEYA, from the coding sequence ATGAGTTTCGAGGCTGATGAAGACATCCTGCAGGATTTTTTAGTCGAAGCCGGAGAAATCTTAGAGCTGCTTTCTGAACAGCTCGTTGATCTGGAAAATAGCCCCGATGATATGGATTTATTAAATGCTATTTTCCGGGGGTTCCACACCGTTAAAGGAGGAGCAGGGTTTCTTCAATTAAATAGCCTTGTTGATTGCTGTCATGTGGCTGAAAATGTTTTTGATATTTTACGCAATGGCCAGCGGTCAGTAACGACCGAGCTAATGGATGTTGTATTACAAGCATTAGACTCAATTAATGAAATGTTCAGCCAAGTTAGGGATCGTGTTGAGCCTTCACCTGCTGACCCTGAGCTATTAAAAGCCCTATCAGTACTTGCCCAACCAGAAGGCGCAGCACCTGCTGAAGCACCACCTGCCGCAGAAGCGGCGCCACCGGAACCACCTCCTGCTGCACCTGAGCCAGCCCCCACTCCCCAGCAACCTACTGCTAATGCCGGGGCTGAAGCAGGGGAAGATATCACTGATGCAGAGTTTGAAAAGCTGTTAGATGCGGTTGCAGACGAATCGTCAGAGGCTAAAGAACCTGATAAAGCGGCAGCTGCTGCAGCGGCTGGCAGCGATGACATTACTGAAGATGAATTTGAAGCACTGCTGGATCAATTACATGGTAGTGGCCCAGTTGGCACCTCAGCGCCAGCACCGGCTGCGCCAGAAAAACCTGCTGAACCTGCGCCTACTTCAGCTGCAGCCCCCCCCAGTGGTGATGAAATTACTGAGGATGAGTTTGAGGCGCTGTTGGATGAATTGCATGGGGGCAGTGCGCCAAGTGGTCAGGGGACTACTCCAGCTGAACCAGCTGGGGCTCAGCCCGCTGCGACGACACCTGCGCCACCAGAAGCTCCAGCAGCTGCCGCAGCCAAAACAGGAAGCGACTTGATAACGGAAGCTGAGTTTGAAAGTCTGCTAGATGAACTACAAGGGAAAACCCCTGCTGCTGCAGCACCTGCTAAGCCTGCTCCAGCCTCCCCCCCACCTGCAAACCCCGCTGCTACTGCGGCACCCGTAAAACGAGAACCACCTGCGGCAGCGCCTCCAGCCAGCCCACCTAAACCACCAGCGGCAGCTGAACCGCGTCAACCAGCGGGTGGAGGCGGTAAGCCAGCGCCAGCCAAAGAAGCGCCTGCTGCTGAAGCCACCGTTCGGGTAGATACTGCGCGACTTGATGACATCATGAACATGGTAGGTGAGCTGGTGTTGGTCAGGAACCGACTAGTCAGGTTGGGTAACAAAAGTGGGGATGAAGTGTTATCAAAGGCTGTTGCCAACCTGGATGTAGTCACGGGTGATCTTCAGTTGTCAGTGATGAAAACCCGGATGCAACCGATCAAGAAAGTATTTGGTCGGTTTCCTCGGGTAGTGCGGGATTTGGCCAGAAGTCTGAAAAAAGAAATTAATTTAGAGCTTGAAGGTGAGGAAACAGACCTAGACAAAAACCTGGTTGAAGCGTTAGCAGACCCTCTAGTGCACTTGGTCAGAAACGCAGTTGATCATGGTATTGAGTCTCCAGAGGATCGAGAAAAAGCAGGTAAATCACGCAAAGGCACCGTGGTATTGTCTGCCCAGCAAGAAGGTGATCATATTTTACTATCCATTGCGGATGACGGTGCAGGGATGGATCCTGATAAATTAAGAGGAATAGCTGTTTCTCGTGGGCTTTATGAACAGGATGCGGCTGATCGGCTATCGGATAATGAGTGTTATAACTTAATTTTTGCCCCCGGTTTTTCAACTAAAACTGAAATTACGGATATTTCTGGCCGTGGAGTGGGCATGGATGTCGTAAAAAATAAAATCTCTCAATTAAATGGCACCATTAATATTGACTCAGTAAAAGGAGAAGGCTCTAAGCTTATTATTAAAGTGCCATTAACATTGGCAATTATGCCAACCTTAATGGTAATGCTGGAAAACCAAGCATTTGCTTTACCTCTAGTCAGTGTGAATGAAATTTTTCATCTGGATTTATCGAAAACTAATGTAGTGGATGGACAGGAAGTGGTCATTGTTAGAGAAAAAGCATTGCCATTATTCCACTTAAAACGTTGGCTAATTAATGGCAGACGATTTGATGACAGTGATGTAACGAAGACAGAAGCTCATGTAGTCGTAGTATCGGTAGGTACTCAACGAGTGGGGTTTGTTGTTGATCAACTAATTGGACAGGAAGAAGTGGTCATTAAACCCTTGGGGCAGACTTTGCAAGGCACACCTGGGATGGCCGGTGCCACCATTACAGGCGATGGGCGAATTGCATTAATCTTGGATGTTCCTAGTTTACTGAAAGAGTATGCATAA
- a CDS encoding protein-glutamate methylesterase/protein-glutamine glutaminase: MAIRVLIVDDSGFFRRRVSEILKTDPQIEVVGTADNGREAVDKNLELKPDVITMDYEMPVMDGITALVKIMETHPTPVLMFSSLTHEGARVTLDALEAGAVDYLPKNFEDISRNSAELRKTLCDRVKAVARSHIPGKSRAAEPAPSPAPAPAAPKTTAPPAAAKPKKIIHDLASNEAVAGKVVTYSRGSARHKLVAIGTSTGGPVALQKVLTALPGNFPTPILLIQHMPGTFTKAFAERLHRLCQINVKEAEDGDQLKPGVALLAPGGKQLMVDGRGGGTVRVLAGDERLNYKPCVDVTFGSAAKAFGDKVLAVVLTGMGADGREGARMLKAKGSKVWAQDRESCVIFGMPMAVINANLADEVVGLESLSQRLVEAI; this comes from the coding sequence GTGGCCATTAGAGTGCTAATTGTTGATGACTCAGGCTTTTTTCGTCGCCGGGTCAGTGAAATTTTAAAAACAGACCCACAAATCGAGGTAGTGGGTACTGCAGATAATGGCAGAGAAGCGGTTGATAAAAACCTGGAGCTAAAACCTGATGTCATTACGATGGATTACGAAATGCCGGTCATGGATGGTATTACTGCGCTTGTAAAAATCATGGAAACTCATCCCACCCCTGTATTGATGTTTTCTTCGTTAACCCATGAAGGCGCTCGAGTGACACTAGATGCATTGGAAGCAGGTGCTGTAGATTATTTACCGAAAAACTTTGAAGATATTTCGAGAAATAGCGCAGAATTAAGAAAAACCCTTTGTGATCGCGTAAAAGCTGTAGCGCGCAGTCACATTCCAGGTAAAAGCAGAGCTGCTGAACCCGCACCTTCGCCCGCTCCGGCTCCTGCTGCACCCAAAACCACAGCACCACCAGCAGCGGCAAAACCCAAAAAAATTATTCATGACCTGGCTTCTAATGAAGCAGTTGCAGGTAAGGTGGTTACTTATAGTCGTGGCAGTGCGCGCCATAAGCTGGTGGCTATTGGTACTTCCACCGGAGGCCCAGTTGCTTTACAGAAAGTGTTAACTGCCTTGCCGGGTAATTTTCCTACCCCTATTTTACTGATTCAACATATGCCAGGTACTTTTACTAAAGCTTTTGCTGAGCGCCTCCATCGGTTGTGTCAAATAAATGTAAAAGAGGCGGAAGATGGTGATCAATTAAAACCAGGGGTGGCCTTATTAGCGCCTGGTGGTAAACAGTTAATGGTTGATGGCCGAGGCGGAGGAACCGTTCGAGTGCTGGCGGGTGATGAGCGGTTGAACTATAAGCCTTGTGTGGACGTGACCTTTGGCTCTGCTGCGAAAGCATTTGGCGATAAAGTCTTAGCTGTGGTGTTAACTGGGATGGGAGCAGATGGTAGAGAAGGGGCCCGAATGCTTAAAGCCAAAGGCTCGAAGGTTTGGGCTCAAGACCGGGAAAGCTGTGTTATTTTTGGGATGCCAATGGCAGTCATTAATGCCAATTTGGCAGATGAAGTGGTCGGCTTGGAGAGCCTCAGTCAACGGTTAGTCGAAGCCATATAG
- a CDS encoding flagellar motor protein codes for MDVLSVVGVILAILAIIGGNYLEGGHASALINGPAALIVFGGTLGAAFIQTSAVSFKRALRMFLWIFIPPQFEIQEGISKVVNWSMTARKEGLLGLEAIADAEVDDFARKGLQLLVDGSEPEVLRNVMEVDLYAVETRDMQAAKVFESMGGYSPTIGIIGAVMGLIHVMGNLADPSQLGSGIATAFVATIYGVAFANLFLLPAANKLKFCIHRQSLYREMMIEGILSIADGENPRAIELKLQGFTN; via the coding sequence ATGGATGTGTTAAGTGTGGTGGGGGTTATCCTCGCTATTTTAGCCATTATAGGTGGCAATTATCTGGAAGGGGGACATGCAAGTGCATTAATTAATGGCCCTGCTGCTTTAATTGTATTTGGTGGCACCCTGGGGGCTGCATTTATTCAAACCTCAGCAGTGAGTTTTAAGCGCGCATTAAGAATGTTTTTATGGATATTTATTCCACCACAGTTTGAAATTCAGGAAGGCATTAGCAAAGTCGTGAATTGGAGTATGACGGCGCGTAAGGAAGGATTGCTTGGACTAGAGGCAATTGCTGATGCTGAAGTGGATGACTTTGCTCGAAAAGGGTTGCAGCTATTAGTCGATGGCAGTGAGCCGGAAGTGCTGAGAAATGTCATGGAAGTGGACTTATATGCGGTTGAAACTCGAGACATGCAGGCAGCCAAGGTGTTTGAAAGTATGGGAGGGTATTCGCCTACCATCGGCATTATTGGTGCAGTAATGGGGTTAATTCATGTGATGGGGAATTTGGCTGACCCTTCGCAATTAGGTTCCGGTATAGCCACCGCATTTGTTGCTACAATTTATGGTGTAGCCTTTGCGAATTTGTTTTTATTACCAGCAGCGAACAAGTTAAAGTTTTGTATTCATCGCCAATCCCTTTACCGGGAAATGATGATAGAAGGCATACTGTCTATTGCTGATGGTGAAAATCCTCGTGCCATTGAACTAAAGCTGCAAGGATTTACTAACTGA
- the motD gene encoding flagellar motor protein MotD, which produces MTRRRVREEHENHERWLVSYADFITLLFAFFVVMYSISSVNEGKYRILSETLVGVFSEPDRSLKPIQVGDVTQRFPDKPVDIIQVPDAFDMTLDDSETEQPKDDTLAKLESQFSETFSDLISKDLLTITGNELWVEIELKSNLLFLSGDSIPSNAAFDIIKQVADILKNYQNPLHIEGFTDNMPINTNQFPTNWELSAARAAAVVRLLASYGVDPRRMAAVGYGQFQPITTNDTPEGRRQNRRVILVISKNLDIRNSVNTAGGRNNPGRP; this is translated from the coding sequence ATGACAAGACGGCGAGTGCGAGAAGAGCATGAAAATCATGAGCGTTGGTTAGTTTCCTATGCTGACTTTATTACCTTATTATTTGCCTTTTTTGTCGTAATGTATTCTATTTCTTCTGTCAATGAAGGCAAGTACCGTATTTTATCAGAAACCCTGGTAGGGGTATTTAGTGAGCCAGACCGTTCCTTAAAACCCATTCAAGTAGGCGATGTGACTCAGCGTTTTCCTGATAAGCCGGTGGATATTATTCAGGTGCCAGATGCCTTTGATATGACGCTAGATGATAGCGAAACTGAGCAGCCTAAAGATGATACTCTGGCTAAATTAGAAAGCCAGTTTAGTGAAACATTTTCAGATTTAATCAGTAAAGATTTATTAACTATTACAGGCAATGAACTGTGGGTAGAAATTGAATTAAAAAGCAACTTATTATTTCTTAGTGGCGACTCGATACCGTCAAATGCGGCTTTTGATATTATAAAGCAAGTGGCGGATATATTGAAAAATTACCAAAACCCTCTGCATATAGAAGGTTTTACCGATAATATGCCAATAAATACTAATCAGTTCCCAACCAACTGGGAGTTGTCTGCGGCCAGAGCGGCAGCGGTGGTTAGGCTGCTGGCCAGTTATGGGGTTGACCCTAGGCGTATGGCTGCCGTGGGGTATGGCCAATTTCAACCGATTACGACTAATGACACCCCGGAAGGACGACGCCAAAATCGTCGAGTGATACTAGTTATTTCAAAAAACCTGGATATCCGAAATAGCGTTAATACGGCAGGGGGGCGTAATAACCCTGGCAGGCCCTGA
- a CDS encoding ParA family protein, producing MRVWAVSNQKGGVGKTTTVVTLGGLLGSLHKKVLLVDLDPHASLTCYFKYDPDHLEHSVFDLFQHQGNVPENLPGQLVLETSHPNVNFLPATTAIATLERKLAGEGGYGLVLSKALAHLWEHFDFVLLDTPPQLGVLMVNALAASERLLIPVQTEFLAIKGLERMMHTLDMINHSRKKQLPYLIVPTLFDRRTHASIAALRALRANYPEQVWQSYIPVDTKFRDASEQGIAIHELDNHSRGVKAYRHLLKDLLNLQAKVISKAVS from the coding sequence GTGAGAGTTTGGGCGGTATCTAATCAAAAGGGTGGAGTGGGTAAAACCACCACAGTTGTTACTCTTGGGGGGTTATTGGGCAGTTTACATAAAAAAGTTCTGTTGGTTGATTTAGATCCCCATGCGTCTTTGACCTGTTATTTTAAATATGACCCCGACCACCTTGAGCATAGTGTTTTCGACTTATTTCAACATCAGGGAAATGTGCCAGAAAACCTGCCTGGCCAACTGGTGCTAGAAACCAGTCACCCTAATGTCAATTTTTTGCCTGCCACGACGGCTATTGCTACGTTAGAGCGAAAGCTTGCGGGAGAAGGGGGGTATGGGCTGGTGCTATCAAAAGCACTTGCTCATCTATGGGAACATTTTGATTTTGTATTACTTGATACGCCTCCCCAATTGGGCGTATTAATGGTGAATGCTTTGGCTGCCAGTGAACGACTGTTGATTCCGGTTCAAACTGAGTTTTTAGCAATCAAAGGGTTAGAGCGGATGATGCATACCTTGGATATGATTAATCATTCTAGAAAAAAACAGCTTCCTTACTTGATTGTACCCACCCTCTTTGACCGACGTACCCATGCCAGTATTGCTGCCTTAAGAGCATTGCGAGCTAACTACCCTGAACAAGTTTGGCAATCTTATATTCCGGTGGACACTAAGTTTCGCGATGCCAGTGAGCAGGGGATTGCCATTCATGAGTTGGATAACCATTCTCGTGGGGTTAAAGCCTATCGGCATTTACTAAAAGATTTATTAAACCTGCAAGCCAAGGTGATATCAAAGGCGGTGAGTTAG